The proteins below are encoded in one region of Colletotrichum lupini chromosome 5, complete sequence:
- a CDS encoding isocitrate dehydrogenase encodes MNAARFLRRPATFALRPSFIVPQSSASFSSSASFNFARTMAAAAKIKVKNPVVELDGDEMTRIIWQTIKDKFIHPYLDIDLKYYDLGLPYRDETNDKVTLDAAEAIKKYSVGVKCATITPDEQRVEEFKLKQMWLSPNGTIRNHLGGTVFREPIVIPRVPRLVPGWKKPIIIGRHAFGDQYRAKDAVLPGNGTLKMVYTPEGGEPQEIEVYKFKNGGGVAQTQYNTDESITGFAHASFKLALTKKLPLYMSTKNTILKKYDGRFKDIFQELYETKYKAEFEAAGIWYEHRLIDDMVAQMVKSSGGYIMALKNYDGDVQSDIVAQGFGSLGLMTSVLITPDGKTFESEAAHGTVTRHYREHQKGNETSTNPIASIFAWTRGLIQRGKLDETPEVVAFAESLEKACIDTVDVDGIMTKDLALACGKTARSDYVTTNEYLNAVERRMKNILKEKL; translated from the exons ATGAACGCAGCCCGCTTCCTCCGCCGTCCCGCAACCTTTGCTCTCCGGCCCTCCTTCATCGTTCCCCAGTCTTccgcctccttctcctcctccgcctccttCAACTTTGCCCGCACAatggccgccgccgccaagatCAAGGTCAAGAACCCCGTCGTCGAGCTTGACGGCGACGAGATGACCCGCATTATCTGGCAGACTATCAAGGACAAGTTCATCCACCCCTACCTCGACATCGACCTCAAGTACTACGATCTCGGCCTGCCCTACCGTGACGAGACGAACGACAAGGTCACCCTCGATGCTGCTGAGGCTATCAAGAAGTACTCAGTCGGTGTCAAGTGCGCCACCATCACCCCCGATGAGCAGCGCGTCGAGGAGTTCAAGCTTAAGCAAA TGTGGCTCTCCCCCAACGGCACCATTCGTAACCACCTCGGCGGTACCGTCTTCCGCGAGCCCATCGTCATCCCCCGCGTTCCCCGCCTGGTGCCCGGCTGGAAGAAGCCCATCATCATCGGCCGTCACGCCTTCGGCGACCAGTACCGCGCCAAGGATGCGGTTCTCCCCGGCAACGGCACCCTGAAGATGGTCTACACCCCCGAGGGCGGCGAGCCCCAGGAGATCGAGGTCTACAAGTTCAAGAATGGCGGCGGTGTTGCTCAGACCCAGTACAACACTGACGAATCCATCACCGGCTTCGCTCACGCTTCCTTCAAGCTCGCCCTCACCAAGAAGCTGCCCCTGTACATGAGCACCAAGAACACCATCCTCAAGAAGTACGACGGCCGCTTCAAGGACATCTTCCAGGAGCTCTACGAGACCAAGTACAAGGCCGAGTTCGAGGCCGCTGGCATCTGGTACGAGCACCGTCTCATTGACGACATGGTTGCCCAGATGGTCAAGTCCTCCGGCGGCTACATCATGGCCCTGAAGAACTACGATGGTGATGTCCAGTCCGACATCGTCGCCCAGGGCTTCGGCTCCCTCGGCCTCATGACTTCGGTCCTCATCACTCCCGACGGCAAGACCTTCGAGTCCGAGGCCGCCCACGGTACCGTCACCCGCCACTACCGCGAGCACCAGAAGGGCAACGAGACCTCCACCAACCCCATCGCCTCCATCTTCGCGTGGACCCGCGGTCTCATTCAGCGCGGTAAGCTCGACGAGACCCCCGAGGTCGTCGCCTTTGCCGAGTCCCTCGAGAAGGCCTGCATCGACACCGTCGACGTTGACGGCATCATGACCAAGGACTTGGCCCTCGCTTGCGGCAAGACCGCCCGCTCCGACTACGTCACTACCAACGAGTACCTCAACGCCGTCGAGCGCCGCATGAAGAACATCCTCAAGGAGAAGTTGTAA